DNA sequence from the Halobacterium sp. DL1 genome:
TCCGCGGATAGACGCACGGCAGGTATCAGTTTTCTGTCTTCGAGCGGTGAGAAGAAGTGGAGGTGGTTGGGAAACGGCGACCGGTATAGCTGGTCGTCCCCGGCCGTCCGGCGGTAACTGTCGCTTAACTCGTTACGCGAGTTCGAGCCCGTAACGGGTTCTCTTCACTTTTTCCAGCCGGTTCCTGTCCCACACGAACACTTTTGCACTCGTAGACAGACGTTACCACGAGGGTTGTTCACACCCATCAACAGGTGACTGGCCACGATGGAATGCAACGGTACGTTCGAGCTAGACGACACGACCACCGAGGAGGAGTGGCTCGCCCTCCCGGACCCCGTGCTCGTGGCGGCCGCGCTCCCGGGCTGCGAGTTCCTCGCCGAAGTCGAAGAGGAGAACGTCGACTTCGACGCACTCCGGGAAGTCCACGGCGACCGCGACCTGGAGATGGCCGACGGAGACGGGGAGAGATACCACAGGAGCCTCACTGACCGGCTTCTCGGCCGGTCGAGGGGAGACAAGATATGACGACACACGACATCACGCTGACGGTGAACGGTACGGACCACGACCTCACGGTCGAGTCTCGAACTCTGCTCGTACACGCGCTCCGTGACGAACTCGGCTACACGGGCACGAACGTCGGTTGCGAGAGTAGCCTCTGTGGGGCGTGCACGGTGCGCCTCGACGGCGACGCGGTGAAGTCCTGTACGGCGCTCGCCGTGCAGGCCGACGGCGCGGAGATACAGACCGTCGAGGGGCTCTCGACGGGCGGCGACCTCCACCCGATACAGCAGGGGTTCCAGGAGGAACACGGCCTGCAGTGTGGCTACTGCACGCCGGGGATGATGCTCTCCGCGGCGGACCTCCTGGAGGAGAACCCGGACCCCGACCGCGAAGAGGTCCGGGAGGCTCTCGAGGGGAACCTCTGTCGCTGCACGGGCTACCAGAACATCGTGAACGCGGTCCAGAACGCCGCCGAGCAGATGGGAACGACCGGCGGTGACGCGGCGGCGGACGACGTCGCCGCGGCCGACGGCGGGAGAGAGTTGGACCTGACAGCGGACTATCCGACCGACGATGGGGGTGATTCGGAATGACCATCGACTCCGTCGACCCGGACGACGTCGACGCCGCGGACATCCTCGGGTCGGCCATCGAGCGCCGCGAGGACCCCTCGCTCATCACGGGCGACGCCGAGTACACGGACGACATCGAACTGCCAAACACGGCGCACATGGCTATCCTCAGGAGCCGGTACGCCCACGCCGACATCGAGGACGTCGACACGAGCGGCGCCGAGGAGATGGACGGTGTCATCGGCGCGTACACGCACGAGGACCTGGCCCGGGATGACACACCGGGGAACCTCCCGTTCATGCTACCGGTGGCGTGGCTGCTGCCGAGCCTGAACGACGTCGACCACCCGATACTCGCGGACGGTCGGGTGCGCTACCAGGGCGACGCCATCGCGGTGGTCGTCGCCGAGGAGCGCTACCTCGCCCACGACGCACTCGACGAGGTCGACGTCGACTACGAGCGCCGGGAGGCGGTGACAGGTCCGGGCGAGGCGCTCGCGGACGACGCGCCCGGACTCCACGACGACGCCGAGGGCAACGTCGCCCTCGACTGGGAGATCGGCGACGCGGAGAAGACCGACGAGGCGTTCGCGGACGCCGACCGCGTCGTGGAGTTCGAGGCGGACAACCAGCTCCTCATCCCGAACGCGATGGAACCCCGGGCAGCGGTGGCCGACTACACGCCCGGTGACGACGAGCTGGAGGTGTTCATGACGACCCAGAACCCCCACGTCCACCGGCTCCTCATGTCGGGCGTGCTCGACCACCCCGAGCACAAGCTCCGCATCAAGGCGCCGGACGTCGGCGGCGGGTTCGGGAGCAAGATCCACCACTACGCCGACGAGGCGCTCGTGGCGTGGACCGCCAAACACCTCGAACGGCCCGTGAAGTGGGTCGCCACGCGCTCGGAGACGTACATGACAGACGCACAGGGCCGCGGCCACGAGACCACCGCCGAACTCGCGGTGAGCGACGACGGCGACATCGAGGGGTTCCGCGTCGACACGCAGGCGAACCTCGGGGCGTACCTCTCGACGTTCGCGCCCGCGGTGCCGACGTACCTCTACGGCACGCTGCTGTCGGGCCAGTACGACATCCCCGCCATCCACTGCTCGGTGGAGGGCGCGTTCACGAACGTCCCGCCGGTCGACGCCTACCGCGGCGCGGGCCGCCCGGAGGCGTCGTTCGTCGTCGAGCGCATGATGCACCTCGCCGCGCGGGAACTCGACATGGACCCAACGGAGTTCCGCCGCCGGAACTTCGTCGACAGCGAGGACTTCCCGTTCGAGACGCAGGTCGCCGTGGTCTACGACAGCGGCGACTACGAGAAGCCGATGCAGGAGGCCAAGGACCTCGTGGACTACGACGAGTTCCGCGAGCGCCAGGAGCAGGCCCGCGAGGAGGGCCGCTATCTCGGCATCGGGTTCTCCTGCTACATCGAGGCGTGTGGGCTCGCCCCCTCGGAGCTGGCGGGGCAGCTCGGCGCACAGGCGGGACTCTGGGAGTCCAGCATCGTGCGCTTCCACCCGTCGGGGACGGTGACGGCGTTCTGTGGCACCTCCGACCACGGGCAGGGCCACGGCACGACGTACGCCCAGATCGTCGCGAACGAACTCGGCGTCCCCTACGACGACGTCGACGTCGTCGAGGGCGACACGGACGAGATTCCCCACGGCATGGGGACGTACGGCTCGCGGAGCGCCGCGGTCGGCGGGAGTTCGCTCGTGAAGAGCGCCGAGAAGGTCGTCGAGAAGGGGAAGCGCATCGCCGCCCACCAGCTCGAGGCCGACCCGGACGACGTCGAGTTCGCCGACGGCGAGTACAGCGTCGCCGGCGCGCCCGACCGCTCGATGGGCATCCAGGACGTCGCCGCGCAGTCCTACCTCGCCCACGACATGCCCGAGGGCGAGGAGCCGGGCCTGGAGGCGACGTCGTTCTACGACCCGGACAACTTCGTCTTCCCGTTCGGCACGCACGTCGCCATCGTGGAGGTCGACCCCGAGTCCGGCGAGATCGAGTTCGAGCGCTACGTCGCGGTCGACGACGTCGGCAACCAGATCAACCCGAAGATCGTGGAGGGGCAGATCCACGGCGGCGTCGCGCAGGGCGTCGGCCAGGCCCTCTACGAGGGCGCCGAGTACGACGAGAACGGCAGCCTCCTGACGGGGTCGATGCAGGACTACGCGGTGCCGAAGGCCGAGCACATCCCCGAGATGGAGACCGAGTCGACGGTGACCCCGAGCCCGCACAACCCGCTCGGCGTGAAGGGCGTCGGGGAGGCGGGCACCATCGCCGCGCCGCAGGCCGTCGTGAACGCCGTCTCGGACGCGCTCGAGCCGTTCGGCGTCGACGGCGTGGAGATGCCGATGACCGAGGAGCGCGTCTGGCGCGCGGTCAACGACCAGGCCACCGCGGACGGCAGCGGGGAGCGCGGGGATGCGGACGCGGACGAGGGGGGTGAGACCTGATGTTCCCAGACGAGTTCGACTACCACGAGGCGGAGTCGGTCGACCACGCGGTCGAACTACTCGGCGAGTACGGCGGCCAGGTGGAACTGCTCGCGGGCGGCCACAGCCTGCTGCCCGCGATGAAGACAGGGCTGTCGAGCCCCGACGTGCTCGTCGACCTCGGCGACGTCGACGAACTCCACGGCGTGCGCGCCGACGGCGACACGCTCTCCATCGGCGCGATGACGCGGTACAGCGACCTCGTCGACTCCGAGGCCGCCCAGGAGCACGCGCCGGCGATGACCGCGGCCGTCGCCGAGGTCGGCGACGCGCAGGTGCGCAACCGAGGAACAGTCGGCGGCAACCTCGCGCACGCCGACCCCGCCTCGGACCTGCCGGGCGCGGCGCTGGCCTCCGACGCCACGCTGGTCGCCCAGGGGCCGGACGGCGAGCGCGAGATTCCCGTCGAGGAGTTCTTCTACGGGATGTACGCCACGGACCTCGCGGAGGACGAGATCCTGAAACGCGTCGACGTCCCCGCCGCGGACGGCGCCGTGGGCGCCTACGCGAAGAAACCGAGTCCGTCCTCCGGGTACGCCATCATCGGCGTCTCAGTGCTGCTGGACGTCGACGACGGCACCGTCGAGAACGCCCGGGTCGGCGCGAACGGCGCGGTCGGCCAGGGCGTCCTGCTGCCGACGGTGGCCGACGCCATCGAGGGCGAGTCCATCGACGACGACAGCGCCGCCGACGCCGCGAGCCGCGCGACCGAGGACGTCGACGAGACGATGCTGATGGACGACCTGCAGGCCTCCGGGGAGTTCCGCGCCCAGCTTCTGGAGCTGTACACCGAGCGCGCGCTGCTCGACGCGGCCGCGGAGGCGTCGGCGCCCGCCGCGGCGGACTGACGCCGCGACCGGCCACACCCCACGCTTATCGGGCGGCGCCGAGTTGTGAGCAGCCAATGCTAACCGTGCGCGACCTCCGGTACACGTACCCCGGCGCGGAGTCGCCGACGCTGCACGGCCTCGACTTCGCCGTCGACGACGGCGAGGTGTTCGGCTTCCTCGGACCGAGTGGCGCCGGGAAGAGCACCACACAGAGGGTGCTCACGGGGCTGTTGACCGACTACGAGGGGTCGGTCCGCGTGTTCGACACGGAGGTGGCGGACTGGGGCGGCGAGCTCTACGAGCGCGTCGGCGTCGCCGACGAGTCCCCCAACCACTACCGGAAACTCACCGGCCGCGAGAACCTCGCGCTGTTCGCGTCACTGCACGATGGGGCCACCGAGGACGCCGACGAACTGCTCTCAATGGTCGGCCTCGCGGACGCCGCCGATCGCCGCGTCGGCGCCTACTCGAAGGGGATGGGGATGCGCCTGAACTTCGTGCGCGCGCTCCTCCACGACCCCGACATCGTCTTCCTCGACGAACCGACCAGCGGCATCGACCCGGGGAACGCCCGCGTCGTGAAGGACGCCATCGCGGGCCTCGCCGACGACGGCAAGACCGTCTTCCTCACCACCCACGACATGACCGTCGCCGACGAGCTCTGCGACCGCGTCGCGTTTCTCGTGGACGGCCGGATGCCGCTCGTCGACGCGCCCGAATCGCTGAAGCGCCAGCACGGCTCCCGGACGCTCGCGGTCACCGTCGAGACGGACGCCGGCACGCGCACGGACCGCTTCGAACTCGACGGCCTGGACGCCGACGCGGCGTTCCAGCGCCTGCTCGCCGACGAGAGAGTCGAGACGATGCACACCGAGGAGGCGACCCTGGAGGACGTCTTCCTCGAAGTCACGGGGGAGCAACTGGCGTGACCGCTCTCTCCCCGGGCCGGTTCGCCCGGAGCGCGCTCGCGGCGATGCTGGCCTGGGACGTCTGCATCCAGGCACGATACGGATTCTACGCCGTCTACGCCGTGGTCACGGGGTTCTACCTGGTCGTGCTCGACGCGCTGCCGGCGTCGCTGGTCGACCGGGCGCTCGTCCTCGTCGTCGTCACCGACACCGCCGTGCTCGGGTTCTACTTCATCGGCGCGCTCGTGCTCATCGAGAAGCGCGAGGGGGTTCTCGACGCGCTGCTCGTCACGCCGCTGGGTTTGCGCGGCTACCTGCTCTCGAAGGCCGCGTCGTTGACGCTGCTGGCGACGCTCGCGTCCGGCGTCGTCGTCGGGTTCACCCACGGGACCCGGGTCGCCGTCGCGCCGCTGCTCGCGGGCGTCGCGCTCACCGCCTCGCTGTTCGTGCTCGTCGGAGTGGCCGCCGTCGCGCGCTTCGACACGGTCAACCGCTACTTCTTCGGCGCGGTCCTCTACGGTGCCGTCCTCTACGCGCCCGTCGCGGGGTTTCTCGGCGTGTTTGACACCGCGGCGTTCGCCCTGCTGCCTCTGGAACCGGCGCTCGTCCTCGTGAATGCCGCGTTCCAGGGAGCGGCGCCGGCGTCCCTCGCTTACGCCGTCGCATATCTGCTCGTGGGGAACGTCGCCGCGTTCCTGCTGGCTCGCCACCAGTTGCAGCGTCACGTCGTCGCGGACGCCGGCGCCGGGACCGACGACTCGCCACGGGAGCCCGGACGGCTGTCCGCCTGGCTGAATGGCCGTGTCGGACCCATCGGCGGCCTCGCGCTCGCAGACGCGCGAAACTGGGTCCGCGACCCGACGCTCCTGCTCGCGGCGTCCGCCCCCCTCGCGCTCGGTGCGCTCTCGCGCGTCGGCCTCCCCCTCGCGAACCGCCAGTACCTCCCAGGCGTCGCGCTCGAACCGTTCTACCCGGTCGCGCTCGCGTTCCTCGTGGGGTTCCCCCCGTACATCTACGGGTTCATCGTCGGGTTCTTCGTCCTCGAAGACCGCGAGCAGGGGACGCTGACCGCGCTCGCCGTCTCCCCGCTGACCGCGCGCGGGTATCTGGTGTACCGCGGCGCGACAGCCTACGCGCTCGGCGTCGTCGGCGTCGTCGTCGCGGTGGCGGTGTTCGGCCTGGAGACGCTAGCGCCGTGGACGTTCGTCGGCGTCGCCGCCGTCGCCGGCCTCGCGGGCCCAGTCAGCACCTTCCTGTTCGCGGCGCTCGCGAGCGACTCGATCGAGGGACTCGCCATCAACAAACTCCTCGCGACGACGGTCGTGGTGCCGGCGCTCGCCATCCTCGCGGTCCCCACGCCACTGGAGTACGCCGCTGGCCTCGTCCCGGTGTACTGGCCGATGAAAGCCGCCGTCCTCGCTGCGACCGGCGGCGGCGCCGCTGCCATCGTGGGGTTGCTCGCAGTCGGCGCTGCGTACCTCGGCGCGTGCGCCGTCGTGCTCGCGCGGCGATTCGCGGCGGCGTAGAACGGCGTCGCTGTCGAACGAGCGTCGGAGAGAAGTAGTCCCGGGAAGCGGTGGGCCCCCGAGTTTCGAATCTTGGACAGCCGGGACACAGTCACCATCAGTATCATACCAACATGGATCGAGGTACCGCTCATGCCTGAATTCACAAATCTCTCCCGCGAACCGGTTCGGGAGTACTGGGCCGACGAAGCTCGTAAGTTCACCCCCTGGCTCGCGGATCAGATCGAATCTGAAGACCCCTCAGAGGTTGAGGATGTAATCCAACTCGACCTTTCCCTGCGCGGGACGGAGCAGAGCGTGGGTCGGTACAACCTCGATATCCTCGCCGAGGCAGAAGACGGGCGGACGGTCGTCATCGAGAACCAACTAGAGCCCTCGGACCACGACCATCTCGGGAAGTGCCTAGCCTACGCTTCGGGGGTTGACGCAGATATCGTCGTCTGGATCAGCCCCCGGTTCAACGACGAACACAGCGACGCGTTCCAGTGGTTGAACGACCACACGCAGGAGGGGATCGACCTGTTCGCACTTCGGTTAGAGGTCTGGCGCATCGGCGACTCAGACCCGGCGGTCAGATTCACCGCTGTCGAGGAACCCAGTGAGTGGAAGGCTCAAGCACAGCGATCGACCGAGTTAACGGATACAAAGAAACGCTACCTCGAATTTTGGACGGGTTTCCGTGATGTTATCCAGGAATCAGA
Encoded proteins:
- a CDS encoding carbon monoxide dehydrogenase, with amino-acid sequence MTTHDITLTVNGTDHDLTVESRTLLVHALRDELGYTGTNVGCESSLCGACTVRLDGDAVKSCTALAVQADGAEIQTVEGLSTGGDLHPIQQGFQEEHGLQCGYCTPGMMLSAADLLEENPDPDREEVREALEGNLCRCTGYQNIVNAVQNAAEQMGTTGGDAAADDVAAADGGRELDLTADYPTDDGGDSE
- a CDS encoding carbon-monoxide dehydrogenase — its product is MTIDSVDPDDVDAADILGSAIERREDPSLITGDAEYTDDIELPNTAHMAILRSRYAHADIEDVDTSGAEEMDGVIGAYTHEDLARDDTPGNLPFMLPVAWLLPSLNDVDHPILADGRVRYQGDAIAVVVAEERYLAHDALDEVDVDYERREAVTGPGEALADDAPGLHDDAEGNVALDWEIGDAEKTDEAFADADRVVEFEADNQLLIPNAMEPRAAVADYTPGDDELEVFMTTQNPHVHRLLMSGVLDHPEHKLRIKAPDVGGGFGSKIHHYADEALVAWTAKHLERPVKWVATRSETYMTDAQGRGHETTAELAVSDDGDIEGFRVDTQANLGAYLSTFAPAVPTYLYGTLLSGQYDIPAIHCSVEGAFTNVPPVDAYRGAGRPEASFVVERMMHLAARELDMDPTEFRRRNFVDSEDFPFETQVAVVYDSGDYEKPMQEAKDLVDYDEFRERQEQAREEGRYLGIGFSCYIEACGLAPSELAGQLGAQAGLWESSIVRFHPSGTVTAFCGTSDHGQGHGTTYAQIVANELGVPYDDVDVVEGDTDEIPHGMGTYGSRSAAVGGSSLVKSAEKVVEKGKRIAAHQLEADPDDVEFADGEYSVAGAPDRSMGIQDVAAQSYLAHDMPEGEEPGLEATSFYDPDNFVFPFGTHVAIVEVDPESGEIEFERYVAVDDVGNQINPKIVEGQIHGGVAQGVGQALYEGAEYDENGSLLTGSMQDYAVPKAEHIPEMETESTVTPSPHNPLGVKGVGEAGTIAAPQAVVNAVSDALEPFGVDGVEMPMTEERVWRAVNDQATADGSGERGDADADEGGET
- a CDS encoding molybdopterin dehydrogenase, translating into MFPDEFDYHEAESVDHAVELLGEYGGQVELLAGGHSLLPAMKTGLSSPDVLVDLGDVDELHGVRADGDTLSIGAMTRYSDLVDSEAAQEHAPAMTAAVAEVGDAQVRNRGTVGGNLAHADPASDLPGAALASDATLVAQGPDGEREIPVEEFFYGMYATDLAEDEILKRVDVPAADGAVGAYAKKPSPSSGYAIIGVSVLLDVDDGTVENARVGANGAVGQGVLLPTVADAIEGESIDDDSAADAASRATEDVDETMLMDDLQASGEFRAQLLELYTERALLDAAAEASAPAAAD
- a CDS encoding ATP-binding protein — encoded protein: MLTVRDLRYTYPGAESPTLHGLDFAVDDGEVFGFLGPSGAGKSTTQRVLTGLLTDYEGSVRVFDTEVADWGGELYERVGVADESPNHYRKLTGRENLALFASLHDGATEDADELLSMVGLADAADRRVGAYSKGMGMRLNFVRALLHDPDIVFLDEPTSGIDPGNARVVKDAIAGLADDGKTVFLTTHDMTVADELCDRVAFLVDGRMPLVDAPESLKRQHGSRTLAVTVETDAGTRTDRFELDGLDADAAFQRLLADERVETMHTEEATLEDVFLEVTGEQLA
- a CDS encoding ABC transporter, translating into MTALSPGRFARSALAAMLAWDVCIQARYGFYAVYAVVTGFYLVVLDALPASLVDRALVLVVVTDTAVLGFYFIGALVLIEKREGVLDALLVTPLGLRGYLLSKAASLTLLATLASGVVVGFTHGTRVAVAPLLAGVALTASLFVLVGVAAVARFDTVNRYFFGAVLYGAVLYAPVAGFLGVFDTAAFALLPLEPALVLVNAAFQGAAPASLAYAVAYLLVGNVAAFLLARHQLQRHVVADAGAGTDDSPREPGRLSAWLNGRVGPIGGLALADARNWVRDPTLLLAASAPLALGALSRVGLPLANRQYLPGVALEPFYPVALAFLVGFPPYIYGFIVGFFVLEDREQGTLTALAVSPLTARGYLVYRGATAYALGVVGVVVAVAVFGLETLAPWTFVGVAAVAGLAGPVSTFLFAALASDSIEGLAINKLLATTVVVPALAILAVPTPLEYAAGLVPVYWPMKAAVLAATGGGAAAIVGLLAVGAAYLGACAVVLARRFAAA